Part of the Pirellulales bacterium genome is shown below.
CGTCTACGTTTGTCATGCGGCGGCAGCGGCAACCTTTTTTTGCTTGTTGTGCTTCATTCGTTCGCGACCTGTCACGCATCATGGCGAAGGCCTGACCCTGGCGTCTCTTGCCGCCGGGGCGAAGTTCGTGTGGTCGCAAAAGGTCATGCTCGGCGCTTTGACGCTCGACCTGTTCGCAGTCCTGTTGGGCGGAGCGACCGCACTGCTGCCCATTTACGCCTCGGACGAGATTCTCGACGTCGGAAAAATCGGGTTGGGATGGATGGAGGCCGCGCCGGCCCTGGGCGCGGTGCTCATGACCTTCATCATGGCCCACCGGCCGCCAATGGGGCACGCCGGCCGGACCATGCTGCTATCAGTAGCCGGCTTCGGCGTCGCGACGATTGTTTTTGGCTTCTCGCGTTGGTTTCCCTTATCGCTGGCCATGCTCTTTCTCGCGGGCGCCTTGGACAACATCAGCGTCGTGATTCGTCACACCCTTGTGCAACTACTCACCCCCGACGCCATGCGCGGCCGCGTCACGGCCATCAATGGCATGTTCATCGGCGCCTCGAACGATCTGGGAGGCTTTGAATCGGGCGTAGTGGCCAGCGTGGCCGAGCACTGGCACCGCGGCGGAGCCGAACTCTCCGTGCGCGAAGACGTGGCCTTCGGCGCAACGTTTTCGGTCGTAGTTGGAGGGATTGGCACGCTCGTGGTCGTGGCGCTGCTCTACTGGCGCGCCACGGCCCTACGGAACTACGACCGGCTGATCTCTCCCAGGCCGGACACGCAAGATCCCGAAGAGCAAGAACTGACGCCGTGACCGTCCTGTCGATGCTCGCCGAGCGAGCAGGAACGCGGAACCGGCTCAAGCCGCGCGCGATGCTGAAGTACGGCTTTGCGGCGACGCCACATCACGATTCTGCCGCGCAAACGCGTACAGCCGTCGCATGATTAACAAGAACGGCAACAAATACACGATATCGGCAAAGAAAAGAATCGGCAGGAACGCCACGGGCAGCTTGCCGATCGAGACATAGGCCACGCCCAGGATCGAGCCGAGAAACTTGCTGAAGAATCCCAGCGTGAGCACGTTGCGATTCTCGACCGGATTGCGGGCCACCATCCAGTAGCCCACGCCGAACAGCCCGACCATCACGCCCACCAGTTGCAGCGGCAGCATGAGCGTCGGCTTTTCGACGTCCAGGAATCGAAAGCCCTCGTGATAAAAAATCATCATGCCGATGCCGGCCAGGATGTTGTAGCCGCCGACGAACCACAACAGATACCGCATCCAGGGCGTTAAGGGCGCGGCGGCGGGTAGCGTCGAATTTGCAGCAGGCGACATGTGCGGAACTCCCTTTCCGACGTCACGAGATCAATTGCATTGCGCCCCGCGGCGAGGTCATCCCGATTACCGTGCGAAACGCCGTTTTAGACGGACGCCTGGCTTGCAAATTCGGCGGCCCACTGCTGCACGTTCGCGACTCCCTTGCGATGGCAGAAATCGCCGAAGGTCTCGCCTGGCTGCCGGTCCTGCTTGAAATACGTGAGCACCGGCACCAGCGTGCTGACCAGTTCCTCGCCCGGAACCATGTCCTTGTAGATCACGTTCAAGCGATCGCCGAGCAGACGCCCGCCCAAGAGCACGGTGTATTTCCCGGCAGCTTTACCCACCAGGCCCACGTCCGAGTTATAGGGGCGTGCGCAACCGTTCGGGCAACCGGTCATGCGCACCGTGAAGACCTCTTGCGACAGGCCCAGCCGCGCCAGCTCGACTTCCAGTTCGTCGATAACGCCCGGCAGCGCACGCTCGGCCTCGGTGATCGACAGCCCGCAGGTGGGCCAGGCGACGCAGGCCATCGACCAGCGGCGGACCGCCGAAATATCGCTCGAAAGCTTTACGCCGTGATCGCGCAGGATTTGCTCGATCGCGCCGCGGTTGGCTTCCGCCACGTCGGTAAATAGCAGACTCTGGTGCGAGGTCAAACGGATACCGGGGGCAAAGCGGCGGCAAATCTCACGCAGCGCCGTCTTCAGCTGCAGCGTTTCATTATCAAGGATGCGTCCGTTCTCGACGTTCAAGCCGTAGAACCACAGGCCGTCTCCCTGCTCATGCCAGCCCAAGTGATCGTCGAAGCCCGTCACGTCATCGGGCTCGGGCCCGGGGAGGGGTGCGCCGTAATACTCTTCGACCTTGGCCTTGAACTTTTCCAGGCCCCAATCGGCGATCAGGTACTTCATCCGCGCGACCTTGCGGTCCGCGCGATTGCCGTTGTCGCGTTGCACCTTGATGATGGCGGTGGCCACGTCCACGACCTGGTCGGGCGTGACAAAGGCCATCCGCTTGGCGACCGCCGGGAACGTTTTCTTCGCGCTGGGCGTGACTCCAAAACTGCCGCCGACGAGTACGTTGTACCCCACGATACGTCCGTCGCGCGCGATCGCCATCAACCCTAGATCATTGGCGTACAGGTCCACGCAATTATCGCCCGGCAGGCCGATCGCGGTCTTGAATTTGCGCGGCAAATAGGTGGGGCCGTAAATTGGCTCGACTTCGTGCCCATTCGCGCCGCCGCCGACGAGCGTCTCTTCGCCGGTCCCATGGTCGGTGAGCCAGATTTCGTGATACGCCGTCGAGCGCGGGCAAAGATGCACCGCCAGCCGATCGGCCAGCGCCTGCATCTCGTCATGGACCGGGTCGTGCCGATGCGGCGCCGGGCAACACATGATATTTCGTTCGACGTCGCCGCAAGCCGCCAGCGTCGAAAGCTGCACTTCGTTGATGCGACGGATCGCCTCTTTTAGATGACTCTTCAAAACGCCGTGCAGTTGTAGCCCCTGGCGCGTCGTGATGCGCAGCGTCGTGTTGCCAATCTCGTCGCACAGATCGAGTTCTTCGAGCAATTGCTTGCTGGTCAGCTTGCCGCCCGGAATTTTCGTCCGGACCATGAAGCTGTATTCCTTGCCGCCGGCGCGCAACGCCCCTTCGGCGCGCCCCGCGGCACGGGCATCGCGATCGTCCTGCTGGTAGGTTCCGTGAAACTTCAGCAGCTGCGTGCTGTCCTTGCCGAAGTGGTCATTCTCGTCGACCAATTCACGAGCAACGTCGCCGCGCAGGTAATGACTACCCGATTTGATGATCTCAACAGGACTGAGTTTTTCTTCCGCCATGTTTTTTCCGAGGGAGGGAAAACGTCTGAATACCGGCTCGAAAAATCGCGATCTCGTCTCAATGCCTACCAACATGACAACAATTGTCGTAATTGTACGCTCTGGGCACCGTAGGATACAACCGTCGAGCGACAACGTCACTAGCACTTCACGGCATCCCCCGAATCAGCCCCTGATTGACTTTCTCCGCCGCCCTCCCTGCAGGCCCTCCTAGCCAATGAGCCAACATTCTCCCTCGTCAGGGCAGGTTCCGATTCTCGGCCGTCTTGCGGTTTGGGTGGCGACCGGCTTTGGCGTTGGGTTTCTGCCAGCTTCGCCCGGAACCTTTGGCAGCGTGCTGGGCCTGCCGCTGGCTTGGGGCCTGCAACAATTGCCGGGCCCGACATGGTATGCCGTGGGGCTCGCGGTCTTGGCTGTCGCCGGCGTTCCGATCTGTGCTTACGCGGCTCGACACTTGGGCGGGCATCACGATCCCGGCTCCGTCGTTTTCGACGAGATCGTGGGCATGGCGGCGACACTATTCCTGTTCGACGCCAATAGTGCGGTCACCCTGGCGGCTGCGTTCATCTTGTTCCGATTCTTCGATATCCTCAAGCCCACTCCCGTCCGCGAGGTCGAGCGGCTTGCCCATGGCTGGGGCATCATGGGGGACGACCTGGTGGCGGCCGTTTATGCGAACCTGGCCCTCCGGCTGCTCGGCTGGACACTTCGCTCGGTCGTTCCCGAGCTATCCCCTCTAATATGAACATATCGCCGGGCAGGAAACGTCGCCGCTACGCAGCACGGTCGGATTCCCCTAGAATGCCCGCTTTCAGCCACGGCTTCCAGCAGGAGGGTGACGCGTGAGCGCGACGATTCTGGACGGCAAGGCACTGGCGCAGAAAATCCAGGCGGAGCTGGCAGAACAAGTCGCTGATTTCATCGAAAACAATGCTGTCGTGCCCTGCCTCACCGCCGTGCTCGTTGGCCACAACCCGGCGAGCGAGGTTTACGTCCGCAACAAGCGGAACGCGTGCGGGCGGCTTGGGATCGACGGCCGGCTCGAGCGATTGCCTGCCGAGGCCTCGATCAACGACCTTCTCAAGCTGGTCGCGCAGCTTAACAAGGCCGAAGACGTACACGGAATCCTCGTGCAGCTCCCTTTGCCCCCAGGGCTCGACGCTACGCGCGTTTTGCACGCGGTCAGCCCCTTGAAGGATGTGGATTGCTTCCATCCGGAGAATGTCGGCCGCCTGGTGCAGGGGCGCCCACGCTTCCTACCATGCACGCCGCACGGCGTGCAGCAGTTGCTCGTTCGCAATGACGTCGAGATCGCCGGACGGCGCGTGGTGATCCTGGGGCGCAGCGATATCGTGGGCAAGCCGCTGGCCAACATGCTCATGCAACGTGGGCCAGGCGCTGACGCTACGGTGACCGTCTGCCACACGCGGACGAAGAATCTTGCCGAAATCACGCGCCAGGCCGACATTCTGGTCGCCGCCATCGGCCAGGCTCGCTTCGTCACGGCCGACATGGTCAAGCCTGGCGCGGTAGTTATCGACGTCGGCATGAACCGCAGCGAAGAAAAGCTCGTGGGCGATGTCGATTTCGAAGCCGTGCGCGAAGTGGCCGGCATGATCACGCCCGTTCCCGGCGGCGTCGGCCCTCTCACCATCACGATGCTGCTGGAAAATACGCTTGCCGCAGCGCGCCTGCAGCAGACATGATGTTCCCAATTCGGAGCTGGCCCGTCAAACGTCTGTCATTGAGCCCATCAAACAGGTGCTTGAACCCCGGAGCGTCGCCACTATGAGCGAGCCATTGATTACCACGCGCACCGAAGGCGTCACGCGGATCGTGACAATCAACCGCTCGGAAAAACGCAACGCGCTGACGCCGCAGATGCTCTCCGATCTGGCAGCCGCCGTCGCCGCTGTCGATCGAGAGCCCGAGATTCGCGCCGTCGTCGTTGCGGGAGCGGGGCCGATCTTTTCGGCCGGCATTGATGTCATGTCGCTGGGTGAAAGCCAGGGCTCGGCCGGCGAATTGAATCCGGCCCGCTGGTTGCGCCGATTCGCAGGGGATCTGCAACATGCTCTGGACACGATCGAGAACACCGAGGTGCCCGTGATCGGCGCGCTGCACGGCCAGGTGATCGGCATGGGGCTGGAATTGACATTATCGTTCGACTTGCGCGTCGCGGCCGATGACTGCAAGTTCGCCATACCCGAATCGCGCATGGGCCTGGTGGCTGATGTCGGCGGCACGACACGATTGAGCCGCGTCGTGGGCCCCAGCCGCGCGAAAGACATGCTGCTGACCGCGCGCTCGATCGACGCGGCCGAAGCTTTGCAATGGGGGCTCGTGAATCGCGTGGCGCCGGCCGCCGAGCTGTTGCCCGCGGCTCTGAAACTGGCCGAGCAAATCGCGCAGAACGCCCCCTTGGCCGTAGGTATGGCGAAGCTGATCGTCGATCAGGGCGATGGCCTCGACAAACGAACGCAGATGGCGCTCGAGCGCTGGGCGCAGAGTCAGCTGATCACCACTGGCGACGTGCAGGAAGCGGTGATGGCTTTCATGTCGAAGCGGCCGGCCAAGTTTCAAGGAAAATAACATCCGTGCCCGCCAGCGGCCGCGTCACGTTGGGCAAGTTGAAAATGAAAAGCCTTGCGTTTCGAGCGCTGCGCGGCTGGGTTTTCTTCCAGGTGTTTCTCGCGTTGCTTTTGTGCCTGTCAGCCGGCACGCTTTTCTCGTGGCCAATCTGGGCCTATTGGCTGCTCTTTGGAATCTCGACAGCCGCGACGACGATCTACTTTCTGAAGCACGATCCAGGCCTCGTCGAGCGCCGCATGGCGGTTGGTCCCGCTGCTGAAAAACGGCCGACGCAGAAAGCCATCCAAACGGCCACGAGTATCGCGCTTTGCACCTTGTACATCGCAGCTGGGCTGGACATTCGCTTCGGATGGTCGACCGTCCCCGTCGCGGTGGTCGTCCTGGGGGACGTGCTGGTTGCGGTATCGTTCTTCATCCTCTTCGTCGTCTTCCGCCAGAATAGTTTTGCCGCCGCAACCGTCGAGCTGCAGCCTGAGCAGCGTGTGATATCGACCGGGCTGTATGGCTACGTCAGACACCCCATGTACACCGACTCGATTGTTCTGTTTGCGGGTACCGCATTAGCGCTCGGCTCTTACGTGGCGCTCATCCCGGCTGTGCTGCTCACGTTGCTGATCGCCGCGCGGCTGGTCGATGAGGAGCGGTTTCTGTGTGCTAACCTGGCGGGATACGAAGATTATCGCCGCCAGGTGCGCTACCGCCTGATCCCCGGATTATGGTAGTGGCTCGCTCAACGATCACCGACGAAGAGCGGGGTGCCGGAGAACAACCGCAAGTCTTCACGAGCGGCTGCAATCGCCTCTTGTGCTTCCCCCGCTGCCACATCGCGCTCGTGGCTGCACAGCTTGAACATCGTCGGGAAGGCAAACCACTCCGACGATTTGCGCGGCTCGGCCGGAACGGCCGGCTTGTAAGCGACGTGAGGCTGCGGCCCATTCGCGCCTTGGGCTGACTGCTCGGCCGCGACCTGCACCGAAGCCAAGGTAAGCGCCGCCTGCTGCGCAACCGCATCGCCGGCACGGTACAAGGCTAGAAAAACCCGCGCGTGTCCGACCGGTTCTATTTTTTCGCCCAGGTAATTGCGGTGGCGGCCGAGCATCTCGGCGTCGAGCTGCAGCCAATCGCCGCGCCAATCGTGCGGCACCAGGAGCCGAAGTGTTACCTCGCGCGCTCCCTCGAGCGCCACCTGGCTGGAGCGGCGCCATTTGAAGAACACGCCATGCTCGGCGCTGATCGTGCCGCTGGCCAGCACTGCCTGTTTGGGCGAGAGGCGATGGTAGGTTTCCTTCACACCCCGGTTTTGCGTCATGCCGACGCCCGCGCCCGGCGCCGCCTGGGGAGGAACTGGCTGAGGCACCACGGAGGGTCCTCCGAGCGAGGCGTTAACAGACTGGATCGTATCTGTGGAGTTGCAAACCTCGACATCGCCGGCCAATTCGCTGGCCAGCTCGGTGCGCGGCTGAAAATCGACGACGCGCGTGCGCCGCTCGGGGCTGAGAATCGTGACCTGCAGTTGTTCGAGCTCCGCTTCCCGTCCCGCTTCGAGCAGCACGGAGAGGCGGACCTTCGCCTCGACGATGCGTTCCTGGCTGTGAGCCGCTGCATAATCCGACGGCGTCACGTCAACGCATTCGACGATCGGACCGACGTCGATCATCACACGCGGCGCCGCCGCATCGGCCTCGGGAACAGCACCTAACACAAGAAGCAATGCAAGATTTACAAACAAACCACGACTGGAAGGCAGGAATGTCACGCTCACGGTGGTCCTCCTTTCCCGGCACATGAAGGTGACGTCATCGGCAAGCGAGAATTGCAAGAAGCGTGCCGACGTTCGATCACAAATCGTATGAGCGCGGTAGGGGCCGCCAAGGGGCGCACCATCGAGAATGAAGTACGGCAATGCCTTACGTGCGAAGTGGACACCGGCGACAGTTCGCGACTGCACGGATAGCATCGAATGCCTGCAAAGACGGCCTTGGCGCGCGGGATGGTTGCGCGACGCACGGCATCTTCGGCACAATCGCGCCATGTTGCCAAAAAGCACTCTGCTGACGCGAGGCAACCCGCGTGGCAGCAGGACAACGCACGGAGATAAACCCGGCTGCCTCCACGAGATTTTCCAACGCCTGCGGCAGGGCTGATCGTCTTGCGGTCATAGCCGCGTTCGCCGGACGATCGGCGCGATTCGGCAATTCGTGACCAATAGTTCCGTGGCAAGTCGGGCGTGCCGCTGGCGAAATCGTCGGCAGCTGTCGGTGCTTCGCCCTGCGATATCCCCACTTGCCGAAGCGTTGCACATCGCGCGCTTCTCGGCTCTTTTCGCAGGAGAATCGCTATGTTTTCGTGGAAACGTTGTGCGGCTCTGACCGCCGGCGGCGCCGTCCTTTGCTCGGTCCTGGGCATCCTCATCGTGTCGACCCGGCATGTGCGCGGCGACGATGCAAAGGCGACCGAACAGCAGACGCCGCAGAATACGGGCCGCCAGCCGACCGATGACATCAAGCTCGAGGGCAATGGCCGCCAGGCTTCCAAGCAATTCAACCTTCAGCCCGGCCTGGCGAATTTCGAGGTAGCGCACGACGGCAAGTCGAATCTGATCATTCGCCTATTGGATGAGAACGGCAAAGAAGTCGATACGATCTTCAACCAGATCGGCCCGTTCCAGGGCGATCGCTTGCTGCCGATTCGCAGCGCGGTCCGTGGCTTGCTCGACGTCGCCGCCGACGGCAACTGGTCCGTGACCATTCGCCAACCGCAGCCGACCGAGGTCGAATCGACGCCGGTCACTCTGCGAGGCACTGGCTATCACGCCACGCCGTTTGTGAAGCTGAACAAGGGCTTGAACATCTTCAAGATGAAGCACGATGGTGAAATGCGCTTCATCGTCACGCTCTTGGATCAATACGGGCAACCGGTCGAGAGCCTGGTGAATGTCGTCGGCGATTTCGACGGCTCGAAGCCGGTGAGTATCGACCAGCCCGGCATCTACTATCTCAACGTCAGTGGCGACGGCGACTGGTCGATCAACATCGACTAGCGCGTGTGGCGTCTAAGAGGTCCGTCCCATTGCGCGCCGCGCGGCCCAAGTGACCGAACTCGCCGGCACTTGGCTGCGCGGCCGCGCTTGCCGCGGCTGGATGCTTGCCCTCTTGCGTCACGTTAAGCCGGTGGTTCGGTTTGTACCGGTTGGCCTTCGATGCCTCGCCTCGCTCGATTCCGCACGATGTAACTCTTTTGCTGCTGAAAAGTTCGTGAGCTACAGTTCACACGGTATGAGGTAAAACGCCTTGGGCAGCACGCGCGCCCGCGCGCTACGGATTCGCAAGAATTGATTCGCACAATCCGCCGAACGCTCCTGGATTTCCCCTCGATGTCGATCCCCCCCACCAAGTCCGGCGCTTCGGCAAGCACCTTCGACGACGACGTGCTCGACCTGGAGGATCTCAAGGCGCGTTGCCTGGGCAACCTGGACCTGGTCGAACGGGTGCTCACAAAGTTCGCCGGTCAACTGGACCGCGATCTGGAAGAGCTCGAGAGCGCGGTTCGTACGGGCGACGCCTCGATGGCCGCACAACTGGCGCATCGTATTAAAGGCATCGCCGCCAGCGTGGCCGCCCGGACATTGTTCGAGGACGCTGCCGTGGCCGAGCAGCGCGCGTTGGACAACGATCTTGGCCGGCTGCCCGACCAACTGCACCGCCTGCAAACCGATCGGATCAAGCTCGTCGAAACCTTGGAACGCAGCGGACGACGCTTGCCATAAACATCACGGACCTGTGGCGATATCACGAGAGAGGCTATGCGAGTTCTCGTTGTCGATGACGATCTGATCACGCGCGAAATCGTCGTCGAAGACTTGCGACATTTCGGCTACGAGGTTACCGCCGCCAGCGACGGGCGCGAGGCCTTTGAACTCGTGCGCACCGGCATGTACCGGCTCGTCGTATCGGATTGGCAAATGCCGCACATGAGCGGTCTCGATCTGTGCCGCGAGATCCGCAAACGGGGCTGGAGCGGATACATCTACTTCATCCTGCTCACGCTTCGCGGCGGCGTTGACAATGTGGTCTGCGGCCTTGACGCCGGCGCTGACGACTTCCTGACCAAGCCCTTTCAACCGCAAGAACTACGTATGCGGTTGCGCACTGGTGAACGCGTGCTGGGATTGGAAAGCCGCGATTTGATGATCTTCGCCATGGCCAAGCTGGCCGAGTCGCGCGATAAGGATACGGGCGACCACCTGGAACGGATGCGCGAAT
Proteins encoded:
- a CDS encoding MFS transporter produces the protein MSTNSTPSGNSLSAAKHDPYAALRERDFRLFLSGNFLWVLGFKAQTVAVGYEIFQRTGASLALGFVGLVQILPVLALALIAGHAADRFDRRVIILVTLALTVLASVGLAIVSLSGAHIWVTYVLVSIIGVARGFSQPARASFLPQIVSGDRFPNAITWSTGAFQLAFVLGPALGGILMAISGNGSSPGKADAGSVSGPAIVYVCHAAAAATFFCLLCFIRSRPVTHHGEGLTLASLAAGAKFVWSQKVMLGALTLDLFAVLLGGATALLPIYASDEILDVGKIGLGWMEAAPALGAVLMTFIMAHRPPMGHAGRTMLLSVAGFGVATIVFGFSRWFPLSLAMLFLAGALDNISVVIRHTLVQLLTPDAMRGRVTAINGMFIGASNDLGGFESGVVASVAEHWHRGGAELSVREDVAFGATFSVVVGGIGTLVVVALLYWRATALRNYDRLISPRPDTQDPEEQELTP
- a CDS encoding NADPH-dependent assimilatory sulfite reductase hemoprotein subunit codes for the protein MAEEKLSPVEIIKSGSHYLRGDVARELVDENDHFGKDSTQLLKFHGTYQQDDRDARAAGRAEGALRAGGKEYSFMVRTKIPGGKLTSKQLLEELDLCDEIGNTTLRITTRQGLQLHGVLKSHLKEAIRRINEVQLSTLAACGDVERNIMCCPAPHRHDPVHDEMQALADRLAVHLCPRSTAYHEIWLTDHGTGEETLVGGGANGHEVEPIYGPTYLPRKFKTAIGLPGDNCVDLYANDLGLMAIARDGRIVGYNVLVGGSFGVTPSAKKTFPAVAKRMAFVTPDQVVDVATAIIKVQRDNGNRADRKVARMKYLIADWGLEKFKAKVEEYYGAPLPGPEPDDVTGFDDHLGWHEQGDGLWFYGLNVENGRILDNETLQLKTALREICRRFAPGIRLTSHQSLLFTDVAEANRGAIEQILRDHGVKLSSDISAVRRWSMACVAWPTCGLSITEAERALPGVIDELEVELARLGLSQEVFTVRMTGCPNGCARPYNSDVGLVGKAAGKYTVLLGGRLLGDRLNVIYKDMVPGEELVSTLVPVLTYFKQDRQPGETFGDFCHRKGVANVQQWAAEFASQASV
- a CDS encoding phosphatidylglycerophosphatase A — encoded protein: MSQHSPSSGQVPILGRLAVWVATGFGVGFLPASPGTFGSVLGLPLAWGLQQLPGPTWYAVGLAVLAVAGVPICAYAARHLGGHHDPGSVVFDEIVGMAATLFLFDANSAVTLAAAFILFRFFDILKPTPVREVERLAHGWGIMGDDLVAAVYANLALRLLGWTLRSVVPELSPLI
- the folD gene encoding bifunctional methylenetetrahydrofolate dehydrogenase/methenyltetrahydrofolate cyclohydrolase FolD produces the protein MSATILDGKALAQKIQAELAEQVADFIENNAVVPCLTAVLVGHNPASEVYVRNKRNACGRLGIDGRLERLPAEASINDLLKLVAQLNKAEDVHGILVQLPLPPGLDATRVLHAVSPLKDVDCFHPENVGRLVQGRPRFLPCTPHGVQQLLVRNDVEIAGRRVVILGRSDIVGKPLANMLMQRGPGADATVTVCHTRTKNLAEITRQADILVAAIGQARFVTADMVKPGAVVIDVGMNRSEEKLVGDVDFEAVREVAGMITPVPGGVGPLTITMLLENTLAAARLQQT
- a CDS encoding enoyl-CoA hydratase/isomerase family protein — translated: MSEPLITTRTEGVTRIVTINRSEKRNALTPQMLSDLAAAVAAVDREPEIRAVVVAGAGPIFSAGIDVMSLGESQGSAGELNPARWLRRFAGDLQHALDTIENTEVPVIGALHGQVIGMGLELTLSFDLRVAADDCKFAIPESRMGLVADVGGTTRLSRVVGPSRAKDMLLTARSIDAAEALQWGLVNRVAPAAELLPAALKLAEQIAQNAPLAVGMAKLIVDQGDGLDKRTQMALERWAQSQLITTGDVQEAVMAFMSKRPAKFQGK
- a CDS encoding isoprenylcysteine carboxylmethyltransferase family protein translates to MPASGRVTLGKLKMKSLAFRALRGWVFFQVFLALLLCLSAGTLFSWPIWAYWLLFGISTAATTIYFLKHDPGLVERRMAVGPAAEKRPTQKAIQTATSIALCTLYIAAGLDIRFGWSTVPVAVVVLGDVLVAVSFFILFVVFRQNSFAAATVELQPEQRVISTGLYGYVRHPMYTDSIVLFAGTALALGSYVALIPAVLLTLLIAARLVDEERFLCANLAGYEDYRRQVRYRLIPGLW
- a CDS encoding Hpt domain-containing protein → MSIPPTKSGASASTFDDDVLDLEDLKARCLGNLDLVERVLTKFAGQLDRDLEELESAVRTGDASMAAQLAHRIKGIAASVAARTLFEDAAVAEQRALDNDLGRLPDQLHRLQTDRIKLVETLERSGRRLP